One genomic window of Bartonella sp. JB63 includes the following:
- the gor gene encoding glutathione-disulfide reductase, translating into MVFDLFVIGGGSGGVRAARLAGQLGKRVAIAEEHRIGGTCVIRGCVPKKLFVYASQYAREFKDSIGFGWKCVDPVFDWEKLIEAKNKEISRLEELYCRGLKNNNVQIYKSRAIFIDDHTLELSATGERVKAEKILIATGATIAPNSAIKGSELCLTSNQIFDLEKLPKSIVIVGGGYIGLEFAGIFHALDVKTTLIHRGDLILRNFDDDLRRLLSDAMIEKGISIIYGATVVQVEAKDNNYNVVLSNGQIINTDQVMLATGRVPNTKGLELQKVGVKLNEDGAIIVDERMTTNVPHIWAVGDVTGHVQLTPVAIHEAMCFIKTAFGNTPTVPDYNLIATAVFSQPEIGTVGLSEEYAIRYYKHVEIYRTQFRSLRNTLSGNSEKMFMKLIVDGESRIVVGAHILGEGAGEMAQIVGIALKGKLTKDIFDETMAIHPTAAEELVTMYKPSYIYENGRKLES; encoded by the coding sequence ATGGTTTTTGATTTATTTGTTATTGGAGGTGGTTCAGGCGGGGTACGTGCTGCTCGTCTTGCTGGGCAACTTGGTAAGCGTGTAGCTATAGCAGAAGAACATCGTATAGGAGGCACTTGTGTTATTCGCGGTTGTGTTCCTAAAAAATTGTTTGTTTATGCATCGCAATATGCACGAGAATTTAAGGACAGTATTGGTTTTGGATGGAAATGTGTTGACCCAGTTTTTGATTGGGAAAAATTGATTGAAGCCAAAAATAAAGAAATATCAAGGTTAGAGGAGCTTTATTGTAGGGGATTAAAAAATAACAATGTTCAAATTTATAAGAGTCGCGCTATTTTTATTGATGATCATACATTAGAGCTTTCTGCGACAGGTGAGCGTGTAAAGGCAGAAAAGATTTTGATCGCAACAGGAGCAACGATTGCTCCAAATTCTGCGATAAAAGGCAGTGAGTTGTGTCTTACTTCTAATCAGATTTTTGATCTTGAGAAATTACCAAAGTCAATAGTTATTGTTGGTGGCGGTTATATTGGTCTTGAATTTGCTGGTATTTTTCACGCATTGGATGTGAAAACAACATTGATTCATCGTGGTGATTTAATCCTTCGTAATTTTGATGATGATTTACGGCGGTTATTAAGTGATGCGATGATTGAAAAGGGAATTTCTATTATCTATGGTGCTACAGTTGTTCAGGTTGAAGCTAAAGATAATAATTATAACGTTGTTTTATCAAATGGACAAATTATTAACACTGATCAAGTTATGTTGGCTACAGGACGTGTGCCAAATACAAAAGGCTTAGAACTTCAGAAGGTAGGTGTTAAACTGAATGAAGATGGTGCTATTATTGTTGATGAAAGAATGACAACAAATGTACCTCATATTTGGGCTGTTGGTGATGTAACAGGTCATGTTCAGTTAACACCTGTTGCTATCCATGAAGCAATGTGTTTTATTAAAACTGCTTTTGGGAATACTCCAACTGTACCAGATTATAATTTAATTGCGACAGCTGTTTTTTCGCAGCCAGAAATTGGAACTGTTGGTCTTTCAGAGGAATATGCCATCCGTTATTATAAACATGTTGAAATTTATCGTACACAATTTCGTTCTTTACGTAATACCCTTTCTGGTAATTCAGAAAAGATGTTTATGAAGCTGATTGTTGATGGTGAGAGCCGTATTGTTGTTGGTGCACATATTTTAGGAGAGGGTGCTGGTGAAATGGCACAAATTGTTGGAATAGCGCTAAAAGGGAAGCTAACGAAAGATATATTTGATGAAACTATGGCGATTCATCCGACAGCAGCAGAAGAGTTGGTAACGATGTATAAGCCAAGTTATATATATGAAAATGGAAGGAAACTAGAAAGTTAA